GCATTTGCAACATCATGATTTATCAACGGATGATTGGATAAAAATGATACGGCATAATCCAGAGATTATGAAACAACCCATTGCTTTGAAAGGCGATAAAACAGTATTAGTAGAAACACCTACCGATATTTTAAAAATATAAAATAAATGGAGCAGTTTAAATTAAGATGATTTTATTAATGTAACTGACCATGGTCATTTCAAGAACGCTTCAATTCATTTAGCTTTGAAATACTATTAAATGAGTAATGAAAAATTTAATTTAATTTTTAAAGAATAAAATCATGATTAAAGAAAACACAAAAACAAAAGAGCTCGGTATCTATATGGATCATTCAAAAGCAAAATTAATTGATTTACATTCTGAGAAAAACACTTATACGATTACCTCTGAATTTAGTGCGGAGACAAAAGCAGAAGCCTTAACTAGAAGTGAAAACCTTATGCATAATAAACGACAACAAATGCAAGAAGAATACTATGAAAAAATAGCTAAGGTCATTTTGAAATATGATGATGTACTTCTTTTTGGTTTAACAAAAGCTAAAACAGAACTTTATAATTTTCTGAATGAAGATTTACGTTTTAAAGATATTAAAATTAGTGTTGAGCCTGCCGATAAGTTAACGTTAAATCAACAAGATGCTTTTGTGAGAACTTATTTTGAAAAATAAGTTCTATTAATGTGCATATTAAATACAGTTATAGAATTGGTATATTTAAACTAATGTAGAGCTTTTTACGATGTAATAATAACTCACAATTACTATTCATTGAGAGACAACATAACCATTTAAATTTTTAAGTTATGATTAAAGATTATTCAAAACACTATAGTAATCTTACTAAATTAATGCGTGAAATGGGTGCTGAAATGCCTGAAGTAATGGGTGGATTTAATAAGTTACACGAAGCTAGTATTAAAGAAGGTGTACTCTCTTCAAAAAACAAAGAACTTATTGCATTAGGTATTGCTATAACGGTAAGGTGCGACGGCTGTATTGCCTTTCATGTGCACGATGCTTTAAGTTCAGGAGCAAGTTCAGAAGAAATTATGGAAACTATTGGTGTTGCTATTCTTATGGGAGGTGGACCTGCATTAGTGTATGGTTGCCAAGCCATGGAGGCCTTAAGTCAATTTGTGGTTTTAGAAAAATAGTTATTTCTTGACTGATTATTTTTGTAATTCTAAATAAAAATTGGTCATTTGTTATTTCAAGGAATAAATAAAGAATAAATAATGAAAAACCATAAATTACTAATTATCATTTTTACGTTTATATTTCTTTATGGATGTAGAACGCAACAGGTTCAATCTAAACAAGAAGTAAATGGAAATATTCCCCTTCGAGAATATTCTATTCAAGCGGTTTTATGGCAACAAAATGCAGCAGAATATAGAGCATTGGCGTATCAAGCATTCAATTTAGCACAGCTTCAGTTAGATAATATAATTGCGAATAACAAAGAGCCTAAGAAGCCTCTAGCAATAGTAACAGATATTGATGAAACGTTATTAGATAATAGTCCATACAGTGGAA
The nucleotide sequence above comes from Aureibaculum algae. Encoded proteins:
- a CDS encoding carboxymuconolactone decarboxylase family protein, with translation MIKDYSKHYSNLTKLMREMGAEMPEVMGGFNKLHEASIKEGVLSSKNKELIALGIAITVRCDGCIAFHVHDALSSGASSEEIMETIGVAILMGGGPALVYGCQAMEALSQFVVLEK